The window TATCTACGGCGACGAATACCTGAGCTCCAACTGGGGAGACAACTCATACTTTACCTATTTGCTGCTGCCGGAAGATTATGATGCTAAGGATCTGGAAGCACAGTTTCCGGCTTTCCTGGACCGGCATATCAAAGATGGGGGCGATAAGCCATCGGACTGGACCTCCCTTACGCTTACCCCGCTTACGGATATACACCTGCATTCAAACAAAGACCTGGAGCTGGAAAAAAACGGTGATATCAGGCGGGTGTATATTTTCTCGGCCATTGCCCTTTTCATTCTGCTCATTGCCTGCATCAACTACATGAACCTGTCTACTGCCCGTTCGGTATTGCGTGCCAAAGAGATTGGTATCCGTAAAGTAGTGGGCGCCGGAAAAGGGGAGCTGGTTGCACAATTCCTAAGCGAATCGGTACTGATTGCATGGATGGCTACCCTGCTGGCCTTCTTATTCACATGGCTGGGATTTCCCTGGCTGAATAAAGTGTCGGGACAAAGTCTGACGATCGATGAACTGCTAAGGTGGGAGGTGTTGCTTCCTCTTCTCCTCCTGCCTTTTGCCGTGGGTCTTTTTTCGGGTATTTACCCGGCACTTTTCCTTTCTTCTTTCCAGCCCATTAAAGTACTGAAGGGCATTGTCAGGATAGGCGGCGGCGGACTTTCTTTCCGCAAGGTACTGGTGATCGTGCAATTCTCGCTGTCTATTATTCTGATCATCAGCACCGTGGTAGTCTATCAGCAGCTGCAGTACATGCAGGAAAAGGCCCTGGGTTTCGACAAGGAGCATGTAGTAACGTTTGCTACTAATGAAACACTTAATAACAACTTCGATGCTTTCCGCACAGAGTTGCTCTCCAATCCTGCTATTGGAGAAGTAGGCAGATCCTCACTGGTGCCAACAGACCGTCTGCTGGATGCTGCGGGCTCGCAGATCAAGCTGGGAGATTCTTTAGCTCCTACCAAAGCCGATATAAAATTTGTAACGGCTGATGACCACTTTATTCCCGCCTATGGCATAGAACTGGTGGCCGGCAGAAATTTTTCCAGGGATTTTGGGCCGGATACCGCTGCGTTCGTCATCAATGAAGCTGCAGTAAAAGTACTGGGGCTTAAATCTGCCGAAGATGCCATCGGAAAAGAATTTATGTATTATGATAGAAAAGGCAGGCTGGTGGGGGTTGTACGTGACTTTCACTTTGAATCCATGCATCATCCTATACTGCCCATTGTGTTTTTCAAAGCGCTGCCGCCGTTTGGCTATGGCAGTGTTTCGGTAAAGATTTCAGGCCAGAACATACCTGCCGCCCTGGAGCAGCTGGAAAAAACCTGGCGCACTTTTGCCCCCGGCACGCCCTTTGAATATACCTTCCTGGACGATACCTATACCCGCCTTTACGAGGCAGAGCAGCGGCAGGGAACGGTATTTACCATTTTTGCCTGCATTGCCATTGCCATTGCCTGCCTGGGGCTCTTCGGACTCTCGGCTTTTACCATCAGCCAGCGGGTAAAAGAAATAGGGATCCGCAAGGTGCTGGGTGCCGATACAAGCACCATTGTAGCCCTTTTATCCAGAGATTTCCTGAAACTGGTGCTCCTGGCAGCGGTCATAGCTTTTCCACTGGCCTGGTATGCCATGCAAAGATGGCTGGAGGATTTTGCCTACCGCATCAACATCCCGCTTTGGGCCTTCCTGGTAGCAGGCATTTTAGCGGCAATCATCGCTTTTCTCACCATTAGCTACGGGGCAATCAGAGCGGCCATGTCTAACCCGGTGAAGAATCTGAGAACAGAATGAACTGAACCCTTCAACAGTCAGACCTATGCTTAAGCACCACTTTTTGCTGACCTACCGAAACTTTAAGCGCTTTAAGGGCTCCTTCTTTATCAACCTGATCGGGATGTCTGCCGGCCTGGCCTGCACCTTACTGATATACCTTTGGGTGATGGATGAGCTAAGCGTTGACAGGTTTCATGAAAATAGTGCACGCCTGTACCAGGCCATGGAACGCCAGCATGGGGCAGAAGGGGTGGAAGTAACAACCTCTACACCGGGACTCCTGGCAGAAGCCCTGGCAGAGGAAAT of the Flammeovirgaceae bacterium 311 genome contains:
- a CDS encoding hypothetical protein (COG0577 ABC-type antimicrobial peptide transport system, permease component), giving the protein MIRNYLKIAVRNLMKYKAISFINLFGLSVGITCCLLILGYILFELSYDRYHTNAHNIYRVERGWQNPETGMASLQLGSVAPAIGPLLENDFPEIEKLTRLVSTGNTLLRYEDKTFNEKQAYCADENFLEVFDVEVLRGNPATALDEPFTVMLSEEMAAKYFGAEDPLNKVIRMDGQFEMKVTGVFKSFPANSHVHPQILISFNTLRSPDIYGDEYLSSNWGDNSYFTYLLLPEDYDAKDLEAQFPAFLDRHIKDGGDKPSDWTSLTLTPLTDIHLHSNKDLELEKNGDIRRVYIFSAIALFILLIACINYMNLSTARSVLRAKEIGIRKVVGAGKGELVAQFLSESVLIAWMATLLAFLFTWLGFPWLNKVSGQSLTIDELLRWEVLLPLLLLPFAVGLFSGIYPALFLSSFQPIKVLKGIVRIGGGGLSFRKVLVIVQFSLSIILIISTVVVYQQLQYMQEKALGFDKEHVVTFATNETLNNNFDAFRTELLSNPAIGEVGRSSLVPTDRLLDAAGSQIKLGDSLAPTKADIKFVTADDHFIPAYGIELVAGRNFSRDFGPDTAAFVINEAAVKVLGLKSAEDAIGKEFMYYDRKGRLVGVVRDFHFESMHHPILPIVFFKALPPFGYGSVSVKISGQNIPAALEQLEKTWRTFAPGTPFEYTFLDDTYTRLYEAEQRQGTVFTIFACIAIAIACLGLFGLSAFTISQRVKEIGIRKVLGADTSTIVALLSRDFLKLVLLAAVIAFPLAWYAMQRWLEDFAYRINIPLWAFLVAGILAAIIAFLTISYGAIRAAMSNPVKNLRTE